In Gossypium arboreum isolate Shixiya-1 chromosome 6, ASM2569848v2, whole genome shotgun sequence, the following are encoded in one genomic region:
- the LOC108477667 gene encoding U-box domain-containing protein 51-like isoform X2 — protein sequence MREIEEHLELHLHTRRKSLNLALCFLFLLLTFLPILVFWYCRIFCFSLSRRHWLGGRNGSAAGGGSNLYFCHPSKSLYSIAVRPNHTKSFHFPMASRLSPDDNLPANSTAVAIDKDKNSPHAVRWAIDHLVISNPIIVLIHVRHRNQGEPESDYDINQLFVPFRGYCARKGIQAREVVLEDVDISKALIDYVSRNLINSIVLGAATRGAISRKFKSDIPTTLIKTAPDFCSVYVISKGKILTVRTAQRPVSNTAAPPKAPIGMPPQIPFDQSEDDGYRGQYTKGVPGNAGSERLSFDNSSKAPIRDRHRSSPGNMSLDIDVVRGPSSSRQDSLSSDIDFPAKLSLGSVDISGQNLDFSSSNYESSSQSARDIEDEMRRLKLELKQTMDMYSSACKEALTAKKTANELHQWKMEESRRFEEARQAGEAALAMAEMEKAKCRAAIEAAEAAQKLAEMEAYRRRQAESKAKKESDEKNRALNALATNDVRYRKYSIEEIEEATENFSASNKIGEGGYGPVYKGKLDHTPVAIKILRPDAAQGKKQFQQEVEVLCSIRHPHMVLLLGACPEYGCLVYEYMHNGSLEDRLFRKGNTHPLSWRRRFKIAAEIATALLFLHQAKPEPLVHRDLKPANILLDRNYVSKISDVGLARLVPPSVADSVTQYHMTSAAGTFCYIDPEYQQTGMLTTKSDIYSLGIMLLQIITAKPPMGLAHHVGRAIEKGTLADLLDPAVPNWPMEEALSFAQLALQCAELRKRDRPDLANVILPELNRLRDLGYNNNGSSSSGYSQGHGGSDQSQGFNTSGCSRGHSGSDGFRSPFSRSRVSSSSSQESLSKSANSEPGSMLNLK from the exons ATGAGGGAAATAGAGGAACATTTGGAGTTGCACCTACATACCAGGAGAAAAAGTCTAAATCTAGCCTTatgttttttgtttctccttttaaCATTCCTTCCCATTTTGGTTTTTTGGTATTGTaggattttttgtttttctctttcgAGGAGGCATTGGCTAGGTGGTCGCAACGGCAGTGCTGCTGGTGGTGGCAGCAACTTATATTTCTGTCATCCATCAAAAAGTTTATATAGCATTGCCGTCAGACCTAACCACACAAAGTCATTTCACTTTCCAATGGCTTCTCGCTTGTCACCGGACGACAATCTACCCGCCAACTCCACTGCGGTGGCCATCGACAAAGACAAGAACAGCCCACATGCTGTTCGTTGGGCTATCGACCATCTCGTCATCTCCAATCCTATCATCGTATTGATCCATGTTAGGCATAGAAACC AAGGTGAACCCGAATCTGATTACGACATAAACCAGCTTTTCGTTCCATTTCGTGGCTACTGCGCACGCAAAGGG ATTCAAGCGAGGGAGGTTGTCCTCGAGGATGTTGATATCTCTAAAGCACTTATAGACTACGTTAGTAGAAATTTGATTAACAGCATAGTCCTTGGCGCAGCAACCAGGGGTGCCATATCAAG AAAATTCAAAAGTGACATTCCAACCACCTTGATCAAAACTGCACCAGATTTTTGTTCTGTGTATGTGATTTCCAAAGGTAAGATATTGACAGTGCGAACAGCACAACGACCTGTGTCGAATACCGCTGCCCCTCCAAAGGCACCGATAGGAATGCCACCACAAATACCGTTCGATCAAAGTGAAGATGATGGATACAG AGGACAATATACAAAAGGTGTACCGGGAAATGCTGGATCAGAGAGATTGTCCTTCGATAATTCCTCTAAAGCACCTATACGCGATAGACATAGAAGCTCTCCAGGAAATATGTCATTGGATATTGATGTAGTTCGAGGACCGTCTTCATCTAGACAAGATTCTTTGTCTAGTGACATAGATTTTCCAGCAAAACTTTCCCTTGGCTCTGTTGATATTTCTGGCCAAAATTTAGATTTTTCAAGTAGCAATTATGAGTCATCTTCACAAAGTGCG CGAGACATAGAAGATGAAATGAGAAGGTTAAAGCTTGAACTTAAACAAACCATGGATATGTATAGCTCAGCTTGCAAAGAAGCTCTTACAGCCAAGAAAACG GCTAATGAGCTTCATCAGTGGAAGATGGAAGAGTCTCGCAGGTTTGAGGAAGCCAGGCAAGCTGGAGAAGCAGCTCTTGCCATGGCAGAGATGGAGAAGGCTAAGTGCCGAGCTGCCATTGAAGCAGCTGAGGCGGCACAGAAGCTAGCGGAAATGGAAGCATATAGAAGAAGGCAAGCAGAGTCTAAAGCTAAGAAAGAGTCGGATGAGAAGAATCGAGCTTTGAATGCCCTGGCAACTAACGATGTCCGATATAGAAAATATTCCATAGAAGAAATTGAAGAAGCTACTGAAAATTTCTCAGCATCAAACAAGATTGGAGAAGGAGGTTATGGGCCTGTTTATAAAGGCAAACTTGATCACACTCCAGTTGCCATCAAAATTTTAAGACCAGATGCTGCTCAAGGGAAGAAACAATTCCAGCAAGAGGTTGAGGTTCTTTGCAGCATTAGACACCCACACATGGTCCTCTTACTCGGCGCTTGCCCTGAGTATGGATGCTTAGTATATGAATACATGCACAATGGCAGCTTAGAGGATAGGCTATTTCGAAAAGGCAATACCCATCCACTTTCATGGAGGAGACGATTTAAAATAGCTGCTGAAATTGCAACTGCGCTTCTATTCCTTCACCAAGCAAAGCCAGAACCACTAGTGCATCGAGACCTTAAGCCGGCTAACATTCTCCTCGACCGCAATTATGTGAGCAAAATTAGTGATGTGGGCCTAGCACGGCTAGTTCCACCTTCTGTAGCTGACAGTGTAACACAATATCACATGACTTCAGCAGCAGGAACATTCTGTTACATAGATCCTGAATATCAGCAAACAGGCATGCTAACAACTAAATCAGACATATACTCCCTCGGGATAATGTTGCTCCAGATTATCACAGCAAAGCCTCCGATGGGTCTTGCTCACCATGTCGGAAGGGCCATTGAGAAAGGAACTTTAGCTGATTTACTTGATCCAGCTGTGCCAAATTGGCCAATGGAAGAGGCTTTATCATTTGCTCAATTGGCACTACAATGTGCAGAGCTGAGGAAGAGGGACAGACCAGATCTTGCCAATGTTATACTGCCAGAACTTAACCGACTAAGAGACCTAGGATACaacaataatggttctagcagtagTGGTTATAGCCAAGGGCATGGTGGTAGTGATCAAAGCCAAGGATTCAACACTAGTGGTTGTAGCCGTGGACACAGCGGCAGTGATGGTTTTCGCAGTCCATTTTCAAGGTCGAGGGTCTCATCATCATCAAGCCAG GAATCACTGAGTAAGTCTGCAAATTCAGAACCTGGATCTATGCTGAACTTAAAATAA
- the LOC108477667 gene encoding U-box domain-containing protein 51-like isoform X1, whose amino-acid sequence MREIEEHLELHLHTRRKSLNLALCFLFLLLTFLPILVFWYCRIFCFSLSRRHWLGGRNGSAAGGGSNLYFCHPSKSLYSIAVRPNHTKSFHFPMASRLSPDDNLPANSTAVAIDKDKNSPHAVRWAIDHLVISNPIIVLIHVRHRNQGEPESDYDINQLFVPFRGYCARKGIQAREVVLEDVDISKALIDYVSRNLINSIVLGAATRGAISSYLSYRKFKSDIPTTLIKTAPDFCSVYVISKGKILTVRTAQRPVSNTAAPPKAPIGMPPQIPFDQSEDDGYRGQYTKGVPGNAGSERLSFDNSSKAPIRDRHRSSPGNMSLDIDVVRGPSSSRQDSLSSDIDFPAKLSLGSVDISGQNLDFSSSNYESSSQSARDIEDEMRRLKLELKQTMDMYSSACKEALTAKKTANELHQWKMEESRRFEEARQAGEAALAMAEMEKAKCRAAIEAAEAAQKLAEMEAYRRRQAESKAKKESDEKNRALNALATNDVRYRKYSIEEIEEATENFSASNKIGEGGYGPVYKGKLDHTPVAIKILRPDAAQGKKQFQQEVEVLCSIRHPHMVLLLGACPEYGCLVYEYMHNGSLEDRLFRKGNTHPLSWRRRFKIAAEIATALLFLHQAKPEPLVHRDLKPANILLDRNYVSKISDVGLARLVPPSVADSVTQYHMTSAAGTFCYIDPEYQQTGMLTTKSDIYSLGIMLLQIITAKPPMGLAHHVGRAIEKGTLADLLDPAVPNWPMEEALSFAQLALQCAELRKRDRPDLANVILPELNRLRDLGYNNNGSSSSGYSQGHGGSDQSQGFNTSGCSRGHSGSDGFRSPFSRSRVSSSSSQESLSKSANSEPGSMLNLK is encoded by the exons ATGAGGGAAATAGAGGAACATTTGGAGTTGCACCTACATACCAGGAGAAAAAGTCTAAATCTAGCCTTatgttttttgtttctccttttaaCATTCCTTCCCATTTTGGTTTTTTGGTATTGTaggattttttgtttttctctttcgAGGAGGCATTGGCTAGGTGGTCGCAACGGCAGTGCTGCTGGTGGTGGCAGCAACTTATATTTCTGTCATCCATCAAAAAGTTTATATAGCATTGCCGTCAGACCTAACCACACAAAGTCATTTCACTTTCCAATGGCTTCTCGCTTGTCACCGGACGACAATCTACCCGCCAACTCCACTGCGGTGGCCATCGACAAAGACAAGAACAGCCCACATGCTGTTCGTTGGGCTATCGACCATCTCGTCATCTCCAATCCTATCATCGTATTGATCCATGTTAGGCATAGAAACC AAGGTGAACCCGAATCTGATTACGACATAAACCAGCTTTTCGTTCCATTTCGTGGCTACTGCGCACGCAAAGGG ATTCAAGCGAGGGAGGTTGTCCTCGAGGATGTTGATATCTCTAAAGCACTTATAGACTACGTTAGTAGAAATTTGATTAACAGCATAGTCCTTGGCGCAGCAACCAGGGGTGCCATATCAAG TTACTTGTCTTATAGAAAATTCAAAAGTGACATTCCAACCACCTTGATCAAAACTGCACCAGATTTTTGTTCTGTGTATGTGATTTCCAAAGGTAAGATATTGACAGTGCGAACAGCACAACGACCTGTGTCGAATACCGCTGCCCCTCCAAAGGCACCGATAGGAATGCCACCACAAATACCGTTCGATCAAAGTGAAGATGATGGATACAG AGGACAATATACAAAAGGTGTACCGGGAAATGCTGGATCAGAGAGATTGTCCTTCGATAATTCCTCTAAAGCACCTATACGCGATAGACATAGAAGCTCTCCAGGAAATATGTCATTGGATATTGATGTAGTTCGAGGACCGTCTTCATCTAGACAAGATTCTTTGTCTAGTGACATAGATTTTCCAGCAAAACTTTCCCTTGGCTCTGTTGATATTTCTGGCCAAAATTTAGATTTTTCAAGTAGCAATTATGAGTCATCTTCACAAAGTGCG CGAGACATAGAAGATGAAATGAGAAGGTTAAAGCTTGAACTTAAACAAACCATGGATATGTATAGCTCAGCTTGCAAAGAAGCTCTTACAGCCAAGAAAACG GCTAATGAGCTTCATCAGTGGAAGATGGAAGAGTCTCGCAGGTTTGAGGAAGCCAGGCAAGCTGGAGAAGCAGCTCTTGCCATGGCAGAGATGGAGAAGGCTAAGTGCCGAGCTGCCATTGAAGCAGCTGAGGCGGCACAGAAGCTAGCGGAAATGGAAGCATATAGAAGAAGGCAAGCAGAGTCTAAAGCTAAGAAAGAGTCGGATGAGAAGAATCGAGCTTTGAATGCCCTGGCAACTAACGATGTCCGATATAGAAAATATTCCATAGAAGAAATTGAAGAAGCTACTGAAAATTTCTCAGCATCAAACAAGATTGGAGAAGGAGGTTATGGGCCTGTTTATAAAGGCAAACTTGATCACACTCCAGTTGCCATCAAAATTTTAAGACCAGATGCTGCTCAAGGGAAGAAACAATTCCAGCAAGAGGTTGAGGTTCTTTGCAGCATTAGACACCCACACATGGTCCTCTTACTCGGCGCTTGCCCTGAGTATGGATGCTTAGTATATGAATACATGCACAATGGCAGCTTAGAGGATAGGCTATTTCGAAAAGGCAATACCCATCCACTTTCATGGAGGAGACGATTTAAAATAGCTGCTGAAATTGCAACTGCGCTTCTATTCCTTCACCAAGCAAAGCCAGAACCACTAGTGCATCGAGACCTTAAGCCGGCTAACATTCTCCTCGACCGCAATTATGTGAGCAAAATTAGTGATGTGGGCCTAGCACGGCTAGTTCCACCTTCTGTAGCTGACAGTGTAACACAATATCACATGACTTCAGCAGCAGGAACATTCTGTTACATAGATCCTGAATATCAGCAAACAGGCATGCTAACAACTAAATCAGACATATACTCCCTCGGGATAATGTTGCTCCAGATTATCACAGCAAAGCCTCCGATGGGTCTTGCTCACCATGTCGGAAGGGCCATTGAGAAAGGAACTTTAGCTGATTTACTTGATCCAGCTGTGCCAAATTGGCCAATGGAAGAGGCTTTATCATTTGCTCAATTGGCACTACAATGTGCAGAGCTGAGGAAGAGGGACAGACCAGATCTTGCCAATGTTATACTGCCAGAACTTAACCGACTAAGAGACCTAGGATACaacaataatggttctagcagtagTGGTTATAGCCAAGGGCATGGTGGTAGTGATCAAAGCCAAGGATTCAACACTAGTGGTTGTAGCCGTGGACACAGCGGCAGTGATGGTTTTCGCAGTCCATTTTCAAGGTCGAGGGTCTCATCATCATCAAGCCAG GAATCACTGAGTAAGTCTGCAAATTCAGAACCTGGATCTATGCTGAACTTAAAATAA
- the LOC108477667 gene encoding U-box domain-containing protein 52-like isoform X3 produces the protein MLGIETVEGEPESDYDINQLFVPFRGYCARKGIQAREVVLEDVDISKALIDYVSRNLINSIVLGAATRGAISSYLSYRKFKSDIPTTLIKTAPDFCSVYVISKGKILTVRTAQRPVSNTAAPPKAPIGMPPQIPFDQSEDDGYRGQYTKGVPGNAGSERLSFDNSSKAPIRDRHRSSPGNMSLDIDVVRGPSSSRQDSLSSDIDFPAKLSLGSVDISGQNLDFSSSNYESSSQSARDIEDEMRRLKLELKQTMDMYSSACKEALTAKKTANELHQWKMEESRRFEEARQAGEAALAMAEMEKAKCRAAIEAAEAAQKLAEMEAYRRRQAESKAKKESDEKNRALNALATNDVRYRKYSIEEIEEATENFSASNKIGEGGYGPVYKGKLDHTPVAIKILRPDAAQGKKQFQQEVEVLCSIRHPHMVLLLGACPEYGCLVYEYMHNGSLEDRLFRKGNTHPLSWRRRFKIAAEIATALLFLHQAKPEPLVHRDLKPANILLDRNYVSKISDVGLARLVPPSVADSVTQYHMTSAAGTFCYIDPEYQQTGMLTTKSDIYSLGIMLLQIITAKPPMGLAHHVGRAIEKGTLADLLDPAVPNWPMEEALSFAQLALQCAELRKRDRPDLANVILPELNRLRDLGYNNNGSSSSGYSQGHGGSDQSQGFNTSGCSRGHSGSDGFRSPFSRSRVSSSSSQESLSKSANSEPGSMLNLK, from the exons ATGTTAGGCATAGAAACCGTAG AAGGTGAACCCGAATCTGATTACGACATAAACCAGCTTTTCGTTCCATTTCGTGGCTACTGCGCACGCAAAGGG ATTCAAGCGAGGGAGGTTGTCCTCGAGGATGTTGATATCTCTAAAGCACTTATAGACTACGTTAGTAGAAATTTGATTAACAGCATAGTCCTTGGCGCAGCAACCAGGGGTGCCATATCAAG TTACTTGTCTTATAGAAAATTCAAAAGTGACATTCCAACCACCTTGATCAAAACTGCACCAGATTTTTGTTCTGTGTATGTGATTTCCAAAGGTAAGATATTGACAGTGCGAACAGCACAACGACCTGTGTCGAATACCGCTGCCCCTCCAAAGGCACCGATAGGAATGCCACCACAAATACCGTTCGATCAAAGTGAAGATGATGGATACAG AGGACAATATACAAAAGGTGTACCGGGAAATGCTGGATCAGAGAGATTGTCCTTCGATAATTCCTCTAAAGCACCTATACGCGATAGACATAGAAGCTCTCCAGGAAATATGTCATTGGATATTGATGTAGTTCGAGGACCGTCTTCATCTAGACAAGATTCTTTGTCTAGTGACATAGATTTTCCAGCAAAACTTTCCCTTGGCTCTGTTGATATTTCTGGCCAAAATTTAGATTTTTCAAGTAGCAATTATGAGTCATCTTCACAAAGTGCG CGAGACATAGAAGATGAAATGAGAAGGTTAAAGCTTGAACTTAAACAAACCATGGATATGTATAGCTCAGCTTGCAAAGAAGCTCTTACAGCCAAGAAAACG GCTAATGAGCTTCATCAGTGGAAGATGGAAGAGTCTCGCAGGTTTGAGGAAGCCAGGCAAGCTGGAGAAGCAGCTCTTGCCATGGCAGAGATGGAGAAGGCTAAGTGCCGAGCTGCCATTGAAGCAGCTGAGGCGGCACAGAAGCTAGCGGAAATGGAAGCATATAGAAGAAGGCAAGCAGAGTCTAAAGCTAAGAAAGAGTCGGATGAGAAGAATCGAGCTTTGAATGCCCTGGCAACTAACGATGTCCGATATAGAAAATATTCCATAGAAGAAATTGAAGAAGCTACTGAAAATTTCTCAGCATCAAACAAGATTGGAGAAGGAGGTTATGGGCCTGTTTATAAAGGCAAACTTGATCACACTCCAGTTGCCATCAAAATTTTAAGACCAGATGCTGCTCAAGGGAAGAAACAATTCCAGCAAGAGGTTGAGGTTCTTTGCAGCATTAGACACCCACACATGGTCCTCTTACTCGGCGCTTGCCCTGAGTATGGATGCTTAGTATATGAATACATGCACAATGGCAGCTTAGAGGATAGGCTATTTCGAAAAGGCAATACCCATCCACTTTCATGGAGGAGACGATTTAAAATAGCTGCTGAAATTGCAACTGCGCTTCTATTCCTTCACCAAGCAAAGCCAGAACCACTAGTGCATCGAGACCTTAAGCCGGCTAACATTCTCCTCGACCGCAATTATGTGAGCAAAATTAGTGATGTGGGCCTAGCACGGCTAGTTCCACCTTCTGTAGCTGACAGTGTAACACAATATCACATGACTTCAGCAGCAGGAACATTCTGTTACATAGATCCTGAATATCAGCAAACAGGCATGCTAACAACTAAATCAGACATATACTCCCTCGGGATAATGTTGCTCCAGATTATCACAGCAAAGCCTCCGATGGGTCTTGCTCACCATGTCGGAAGGGCCATTGAGAAAGGAACTTTAGCTGATTTACTTGATCCAGCTGTGCCAAATTGGCCAATGGAAGAGGCTTTATCATTTGCTCAATTGGCACTACAATGTGCAGAGCTGAGGAAGAGGGACAGACCAGATCTTGCCAATGTTATACTGCCAGAACTTAACCGACTAAGAGACCTAGGATACaacaataatggttctagcagtagTGGTTATAGCCAAGGGCATGGTGGTAGTGATCAAAGCCAAGGATTCAACACTAGTGGTTGTAGCCGTGGACACAGCGGCAGTGATGGTTTTCGCAGTCCATTTTCAAGGTCGAGGGTCTCATCATCATCAAGCCAG GAATCACTGAGTAAGTCTGCAAATTCAGAACCTGGATCTATGCTGAACTTAAAATAA
- the LOC108477667 gene encoding U-box domain-containing protein 52-like isoform X4, translated as MLGIETVEGEPESDYDINQLFVPFRGYCARKGIQAREVVLEDVDISKALIDYVSRNLINSIVLGAATRGAISRKFKSDIPTTLIKTAPDFCSVYVISKGKILTVRTAQRPVSNTAAPPKAPIGMPPQIPFDQSEDDGYRGQYTKGVPGNAGSERLSFDNSSKAPIRDRHRSSPGNMSLDIDVVRGPSSSRQDSLSSDIDFPAKLSLGSVDISGQNLDFSSSNYESSSQSARDIEDEMRRLKLELKQTMDMYSSACKEALTAKKTANELHQWKMEESRRFEEARQAGEAALAMAEMEKAKCRAAIEAAEAAQKLAEMEAYRRRQAESKAKKESDEKNRALNALATNDVRYRKYSIEEIEEATENFSASNKIGEGGYGPVYKGKLDHTPVAIKILRPDAAQGKKQFQQEVEVLCSIRHPHMVLLLGACPEYGCLVYEYMHNGSLEDRLFRKGNTHPLSWRRRFKIAAEIATALLFLHQAKPEPLVHRDLKPANILLDRNYVSKISDVGLARLVPPSVADSVTQYHMTSAAGTFCYIDPEYQQTGMLTTKSDIYSLGIMLLQIITAKPPMGLAHHVGRAIEKGTLADLLDPAVPNWPMEEALSFAQLALQCAELRKRDRPDLANVILPELNRLRDLGYNNNGSSSSGYSQGHGGSDQSQGFNTSGCSRGHSGSDGFRSPFSRSRVSSSSSQESLSKSANSEPGSMLNLK; from the exons ATGTTAGGCATAGAAACCGTAG AAGGTGAACCCGAATCTGATTACGACATAAACCAGCTTTTCGTTCCATTTCGTGGCTACTGCGCACGCAAAGGG ATTCAAGCGAGGGAGGTTGTCCTCGAGGATGTTGATATCTCTAAAGCACTTATAGACTACGTTAGTAGAAATTTGATTAACAGCATAGTCCTTGGCGCAGCAACCAGGGGTGCCATATCAAG AAAATTCAAAAGTGACATTCCAACCACCTTGATCAAAACTGCACCAGATTTTTGTTCTGTGTATGTGATTTCCAAAGGTAAGATATTGACAGTGCGAACAGCACAACGACCTGTGTCGAATACCGCTGCCCCTCCAAAGGCACCGATAGGAATGCCACCACAAATACCGTTCGATCAAAGTGAAGATGATGGATACAG AGGACAATATACAAAAGGTGTACCGGGAAATGCTGGATCAGAGAGATTGTCCTTCGATAATTCCTCTAAAGCACCTATACGCGATAGACATAGAAGCTCTCCAGGAAATATGTCATTGGATATTGATGTAGTTCGAGGACCGTCTTCATCTAGACAAGATTCTTTGTCTAGTGACATAGATTTTCCAGCAAAACTTTCCCTTGGCTCTGTTGATATTTCTGGCCAAAATTTAGATTTTTCAAGTAGCAATTATGAGTCATCTTCACAAAGTGCG CGAGACATAGAAGATGAAATGAGAAGGTTAAAGCTTGAACTTAAACAAACCATGGATATGTATAGCTCAGCTTGCAAAGAAGCTCTTACAGCCAAGAAAACG GCTAATGAGCTTCATCAGTGGAAGATGGAAGAGTCTCGCAGGTTTGAGGAAGCCAGGCAAGCTGGAGAAGCAGCTCTTGCCATGGCAGAGATGGAGAAGGCTAAGTGCCGAGCTGCCATTGAAGCAGCTGAGGCGGCACAGAAGCTAGCGGAAATGGAAGCATATAGAAGAAGGCAAGCAGAGTCTAAAGCTAAGAAAGAGTCGGATGAGAAGAATCGAGCTTTGAATGCCCTGGCAACTAACGATGTCCGATATAGAAAATATTCCATAGAAGAAATTGAAGAAGCTACTGAAAATTTCTCAGCATCAAACAAGATTGGAGAAGGAGGTTATGGGCCTGTTTATAAAGGCAAACTTGATCACACTCCAGTTGCCATCAAAATTTTAAGACCAGATGCTGCTCAAGGGAAGAAACAATTCCAGCAAGAGGTTGAGGTTCTTTGCAGCATTAGACACCCACACATGGTCCTCTTACTCGGCGCTTGCCCTGAGTATGGATGCTTAGTATATGAATACATGCACAATGGCAGCTTAGAGGATAGGCTATTTCGAAAAGGCAATACCCATCCACTTTCATGGAGGAGACGATTTAAAATAGCTGCTGAAATTGCAACTGCGCTTCTATTCCTTCACCAAGCAAAGCCAGAACCACTAGTGCATCGAGACCTTAAGCCGGCTAACATTCTCCTCGACCGCAATTATGTGAGCAAAATTAGTGATGTGGGCCTAGCACGGCTAGTTCCACCTTCTGTAGCTGACAGTGTAACACAATATCACATGACTTCAGCAGCAGGAACATTCTGTTACATAGATCCTGAATATCAGCAAACAGGCATGCTAACAACTAAATCAGACATATACTCCCTCGGGATAATGTTGCTCCAGATTATCACAGCAAAGCCTCCGATGGGTCTTGCTCACCATGTCGGAAGGGCCATTGAGAAAGGAACTTTAGCTGATTTACTTGATCCAGCTGTGCCAAATTGGCCAATGGAAGAGGCTTTATCATTTGCTCAATTGGCACTACAATGTGCAGAGCTGAGGAAGAGGGACAGACCAGATCTTGCCAATGTTATACTGCCAGAACTTAACCGACTAAGAGACCTAGGATACaacaataatggttctagcagtagTGGTTATAGCCAAGGGCATGGTGGTAGTGATCAAAGCCAAGGATTCAACACTAGTGGTTGTAGCCGTGGACACAGCGGCAGTGATGGTTTTCGCAGTCCATTTTCAAGGTCGAGGGTCTCATCATCATCAAGCCAG GAATCACTGAGTAAGTCTGCAAATTCAGAACCTGGATCTATGCTGAACTTAAAATAA
- the LOC108478541 gene encoding phosphoglycerate kinase, cytosolic-like — protein MATKKSAGDLKEAGLKGKKVFVRVDLNVPLDDNFNITDDTKIRVAVSTIKYLMGHGSKVILSSHLMSNQKYKGQQFWSQLKEDQLSVQLVFLCVCVCVFSYDLRVFSSLDLVEKWNICSLQYLDLRF, from the exons ATGGCTACAAAGAAGAGTGCTGGGGACTTGAAGGAAGCTGGTTTGAAGGGAAAGAAAGTGTTTGTTAGAGTTGATCTGAACGTTCCACTGGATGATAACTTCAACATAACTGATGACACCAAGATCCGTGTTGCTGTTTCCACCATCAAGTATTTGATGGGTCATGGCTCTAAAGTCATCCTCTCTAGTCATTTG ATGAGTAACCAGAAGTACAAGGGCCAGCAGTTTTGGTCTCAACTGAAAGAGGATCAACTATCAGTCCAATTGGTATTtctctgtgtgtgtgtgtgtgtgttttcttATGATTTAAGGGTTTTTTCTTCATTGGATTTAGTTGAAAAATGGAATATATGTTCATTGCAGTACTTGGACTTAAGGTTTTAG
- the LOC128279321 gene encoding phosphoserine phosphatase, chloroplastic-like produces the protein MEGFVILAIKFLQSFNSNIVSLAYWHLLQCPSSLFFLLISKISPGIEELVKKLKARNTDIYLISEGFRQMINHVASILGIPQENIFANQLLFGSSREFLGFDVNEPTSRSEGKVTAVQQIRKVKGYKALVMIGDGATDLEDFVRH, from the exons ATGGAAGGGTTTGTTATCTTGGCTATCAAATTTCTCCAGTCCTTCAATTCAAATATTGTCAGCCTTGCTTATTGGCATCTTCTTCAATGT CCTAGTTCATTATTCTTCTTACTAATCTCTAAGATTTCGCCCGGTATTGAAGAATTAGTCAAGAAGCTGAAGGCAAGGAATACCGATATTTATCTAATTTCTGAGGGTTTCCGCCAAATGATCAAT CATGTTGCATCAATCCTTGGAATTCCGCAAGAAAACATTTTTGCCAATCAGCTGCTCTTTGGAAGTTCTAGGGAGTTTTTGGGATTCGATGTTAATGAGCCCACTTCGAGGAGTGAAGGAAAAGTTACTGCTGTTCAACAAATAAGAAAG GTTAAGGGATACAAGGCATTAGTCATGATTGGTGATGGTGCTACTGATCTTGAG GATTTCGTCCGGCATTGA